In Pleurocapsa sp. PCC 7319, the following are encoded in one genomic region:
- a CDS encoding PrsW family intramembrane metalloprotease produces the protein MSLSDPVAIILPFLFYIWLVLQIDRYEKEPYGWIIAVFFWGAIPATMLSMVTEIGLTIAIRPFFDQNTLTYINYGLITPIAEETFKGLAVVLMYFLVRREFDDWVDGIIYGSMAGFGFAVIEKLLQSSSVIDPEVWQENYLINIIAFGFAHAIYTAFIGIGFGIARLAPKQRTKWLAPLGGWLGAVLAHSAYDLGNFYGQSHGNQTLIWNAIAYLIPAGVMIYLIIRAIAYQKSRLRQYLPEEVPQTILESNYFALCGKKNNQQSRFQLQKPQPRKFIQLCGELAQRKEQLAKLGEQAKFSHDIEPLRQKIRALQSL, from the coding sequence ATGTCTTTATCCGATCCAGTTGCGATCATTCTTCCTTTTCTCTTTTATATTTGGTTAGTGCTACAAATAGATCGCTACGAAAAAGAGCCCTATGGATGGATAATTGCAGTTTTTTTTTGGGGTGCTATCCCCGCCACCATGCTGAGTATGGTAACAGAAATTGGCTTGACAATTGCCATACGACCCTTTTTCGACCAAAATACTTTGACCTATATCAATTATGGTTTGATTACTCCGATTGCAGAAGAGACATTCAAAGGATTGGCAGTTGTGCTGATGTATTTTTTGGTGCGTCGAGAATTTGATGATTGGGTTGATGGCATTATCTATGGCTCCATGGCAGGATTTGGCTTTGCAGTAATCGAAAAGCTGTTGCAGTCTAGCAGCGTTATCGATCCAGAAGTCTGGCAAGAAAATTATCTGATCAACATCATTGCTTTTGGATTTGCTCATGCTATCTATACCGCTTTTATTGGAATTGGTTTCGGTATAGCCCGCCTTGCTCCTAAACAAAGAACTAAGTGGCTTGCGCCTCTTGGTGGATGGCTCGGTGCTGTATTAGCCCACAGTGCTTATGATTTAGGTAATTTCTATGGTCAATCCCATGGCAATCAAACCCTAATTTGGAATGCGATCGCCTATTTGATTCCAGCAGGAGTCATGATTTATCTGATTATACGGGCAATTGCCTATCAAAAAAGCAGATTGCGACAGTATTTACCTGAAGAGGTCCCCCAAACAATTTTAGAGTCAAATTACTTTGCTCTTTGTGGCAAAAAAAATAATCAGCAATCCCGTTTTCAGCTTCAAAAACCTCAACCCCGTAAATTCATTCAGCTTTGTGGAGAATTAGCTCAGCGTAAGGAACAACTTGCCAAGCTAGGTGAACAGGCTAAATTCAGCCATGATATTGAACCTTTAAGACAGAAAATTAGAGCCTTACAAAGTCTTTAA